In Myxococcus stipitatus, the following are encoded in one genomic region:
- a CDS encoding alpha/beta fold hydrolase, producing the protein MPLARLSIPLDSLRVQALEAGPPDGPLVLLLHGFPELSESWRDVLPRLAAEGYHAVAPDLRGYGGTDRPRWGYDLDTLAQDVEQLAHHLQPGRPVHVVGHDWGGAIAYHLAATRPEVVATLTVVNCPHPSVLVRRIWKPAQLRRSWYMFFFQLPWLPERLLSAHGGQRVPWLIRRGMAPGTRMSDERLSPYAANLSHPDAARAAVEYYRQSMRGLLNPAQARRMLRDYPRIRAPFRLVWAEEDPALGRELTVDLEPYFEQPPQVSYLPGVGHFAPLEAPEQVAARILEHLEAHPPRSVH; encoded by the coding sequence ATGCCTCTGGCCCGTCTGTCCATTCCGCTGGACTCGCTGCGCGTGCAGGCGCTGGAGGCAGGGCCCCCCGACGGTCCGCTGGTGCTGCTGCTGCACGGCTTCCCGGAGCTGTCGGAGAGCTGGCGGGACGTGCTGCCCAGGCTGGCCGCGGAGGGATATCACGCGGTGGCCCCGGACCTGCGCGGCTATGGCGGCACGGACCGGCCCCGGTGGGGCTACGACCTGGACACGCTGGCGCAGGACGTCGAGCAGCTGGCCCATCACCTCCAGCCGGGACGTCCGGTGCACGTGGTGGGACACGACTGGGGAGGCGCCATCGCCTATCACCTGGCGGCCACGCGGCCGGAGGTGGTGGCCACGCTGACGGTGGTGAACTGCCCGCATCCGTCGGTCCTGGTCCGGCGCATCTGGAAGCCCGCCCAGCTGCGGCGCTCCTGGTACATGTTCTTCTTCCAGCTCCCCTGGCTGCCCGAGCGGCTGCTGTCCGCGCACGGCGGTCAGCGGGTGCCGTGGCTCATCCGGCGGGGGATGGCGCCGGGCACGCGGATGAGCGACGAGCGCCTGTCTCCCTATGCCGCGAACCTGTCGCACCCGGACGCCGCGCGGGCCGCGGTGGAGTACTACCGCCAGTCGATGCGCGGCCTGCTCAACCCGGCCCAGGCGCGGAGGATGCTGCGGGACTACCCGCGCATCCGCGCGCCCTTCCGGCTGGTGTGGGCGGAGGAGGACCCCGCGCTGGGCCGGGAGCTCACGGTGGACCTGGAGCCGTACTTCGAGCAGCCGCCCCAGGTCTCATACCTCCCCGGCGTGGGCCACTTCGCCCCGCTGGAGGCGCCCGAGCAGGTGGCGGCGCGCATCCTGGAGCACTTGGAGGCCCATCCGCCGCGGTCCGTACACTGA
- a CDS encoding cold-shock protein — translation MATGTVKWFNDAKGFGFIVQDGGGEDVFVHHTAINMDGFRTLQEGQKVEFEVGRGPKGLQAQNVRAA, via the coding sequence ATGGCGACTGGTACCGTCAAGTGGTTCAACGATGCAAAGGGCTTTGGCTTCATCGTGCAGGATGGTGGCGGTGAGGACGTGTTCGTCCACCACACGGCCATCAACATGGATGGGTTCCGCACGCTGCAGGAAGGCCAGAAGGTGGAGTTCGAAGTCGGCCGTGGCCCCAAGGGCCTCCAGGCGCAGAACGTGCGCGCGGCCTGA
- the rnz gene encoding ribonuclease Z: protein MSLLRLTFLGTSAAQPTLHRNLSGLAVKVDTDLLLFDCGEGSQRQMVRFGTGFTVDAVFFTHFHADHYLGIIGFLRTLGMMGREHAIHLYGPPPARRLLHQAVHLGLESMSFPIEIHEVKDGDVIPRNGYSLHVVGVDHRINALAYALVEDGRPGRFHLEKAKELGVPPGPSFGKLQKGEAVTLEDGRTVKPEDVLGPARSGRKVVISGDTRPCAAMVRAAKDADLLIHESTFSDDEQARALETHHSTAREAGRVAREAGVRRLVLTHLSSRHDTDPGKLLTQAREEYKGPLEVAYDGLTLELPLRD from the coding sequence ATGTCCCTCCTCAGGCTCACCTTCCTCGGCACCTCCGCCGCCCAGCCCACCCTGCACCGCAACCTGTCCGGACTGGCGGTCAAGGTGGACACGGACCTGCTTCTCTTCGACTGCGGCGAGGGCAGCCAGCGGCAGATGGTGCGCTTCGGCACCGGCTTCACCGTGGACGCCGTCTTCTTCACCCACTTCCACGCCGACCACTACCTGGGAATCATCGGCTTCCTGCGCACGCTGGGAATGATGGGGCGCGAGCACGCCATCCACCTGTATGGCCCGCCCCCCGCGCGGCGGCTGCTCCACCAGGCGGTGCACCTGGGCCTGGAGTCCATGTCCTTCCCCATCGAAATCCACGAGGTGAAGGACGGGGACGTCATCCCGCGCAACGGCTACTCGCTGCACGTGGTGGGCGTGGACCACCGCATCAACGCCCTGGCCTACGCGCTGGTGGAGGACGGGCGGCCGGGGCGCTTCCACCTGGAGAAGGCGAAGGAGCTGGGTGTGCCCCCGGGCCCCAGCTTCGGCAAGCTCCAGAAGGGCGAGGCCGTGACGCTCGAGGATGGGCGGACGGTGAAGCCCGAGGACGTGCTGGGCCCGGCGCGCTCCGGCCGCAAGGTGGTCATCTCCGGAGACACGCGGCCGTGCGCGGCCATGGTGCGAGCGGCGAAGGACGCGGACCTGTTGATCCACGAGTCCACCTTCTCCGATGACGAGCAGGCGCGAGCGCTGGAGACCCATCACTCCACGGCGCGCGAGGCGGGGCGGGTGGCACGCGAGGCGGGCGTGCGCAGGCTGGTGCTCACCCACCTGTCCAGCCGCCACGACACGGACCCCGGGAAGCTGCTCACGCAAGCGCGCGAGGAGTACAAGGGGCCCCTGGAAGTGGCCTACGACGGCCTCACCCTGGAGCTGCCGCTGCGCGACTGA
- a CDS encoding amidohydrolase: MLRRLCGLVGAVIVFSGLGGCTRNTPGAVTPGTSVYVARRIRTQDPARPVVEALAVRDGKVLATGTREEVLQSAGPGARVVDLGEATVVPGLTDAHGHLSGLGQWEAQVSLVGAASKEEALSRIASAPSTSYQGAWLIGQGWDQNDWPEKSFPTRQDLDALHPQVPVMLTRIDGHAAWVNSEALRRAGITRDTQDPTGGRILRDASGEATGILLDNAMGLTFSVVPPLTEAERATHLSAALAWAARVGLTGVHDAGMDLHTFRLLQKWDKEGKLPLRVYAMADGSSPERDTFLREGIYQGDRLTLRAVKLVLDGALGSRGAALHQDYTDEHGHRGLLMMPPDEYERRVTAFMAAGFQVCTHAIGDRANTLVLDTLLRAAQATGSKDGRHRVEHAQVMRLEDIDRLGKSGFVASVQPMHATSDMPWAETRVGPDRIRGAYAWQRLKSSGAVLALGSDFPVERPDVLAGLYAARTRQDAQGNPANGWYADQRLSGAEALEGFTVGAAYASFAEARRGRLQPGMDADFVALSVDPVDGPASELPGAQVRLTVVGGDEVYRAEEK, from the coding sequence ATGCTGCGACGACTCTGCGGGCTCGTGGGTGCGGTGATTGTCTTTTCGGGACTCGGCGGCTGTACCCGGAACACCCCGGGCGCGGTGACCCCGGGGACCTCTGTCTACGTGGCGCGGCGCATCCGCACGCAGGACCCGGCGCGGCCGGTGGTGGAGGCCCTGGCGGTGCGCGACGGCAAGGTGCTGGCCACCGGCACCCGCGAAGAGGTGCTCCAGTCGGCGGGCCCGGGCGCGCGCGTGGTGGACCTGGGCGAGGCCACGGTGGTGCCGGGCCTGACGGACGCGCATGGCCACCTGTCCGGGCTGGGCCAGTGGGAGGCGCAGGTGAGCCTGGTGGGCGCGGCCAGCAAAGAGGAGGCTCTCTCGCGAATCGCCTCCGCGCCGTCCACGTCGTACCAGGGGGCGTGGCTCATCGGTCAGGGCTGGGACCAGAACGACTGGCCGGAGAAGAGCTTCCCCACGCGCCAGGATTTGGATGCCCTCCATCCCCAGGTGCCGGTGATGCTCACGCGCATCGACGGGCACGCGGCCTGGGTCAACAGCGAGGCGCTGCGGCGCGCGGGCATCACCCGCGACACCCAGGACCCCACCGGCGGCCGGATTCTCCGCGACGCGAGCGGTGAGGCCACCGGCATCCTCCTCGACAACGCCATGGGCCTGACGTTCTCCGTGGTGCCTCCGCTCACGGAGGCCGAGCGCGCCACGCACCTGAGCGCGGCGCTCGCCTGGGCCGCGCGGGTGGGGCTCACCGGCGTGCACGACGCGGGCATGGACCTGCACACCTTCCGCCTCCTCCAGAAGTGGGACAAGGAGGGCAAGCTCCCCCTGCGCGTCTACGCCATGGCGGACGGGTCCAGCCCCGAGCGCGACACCTTCCTGCGCGAAGGCATCTACCAAGGCGACCGCCTCACGCTGCGCGCGGTGAAGCTGGTCCTGGATGGCGCGCTGGGCAGCCGGGGCGCGGCGCTGCACCAGGACTACACCGACGAGCACGGCCACCGCGGCCTGCTGATGATGCCACCCGACGAGTACGAGCGGCGAGTCACGGCCTTCATGGCCGCGGGCTTCCAGGTGTGCACGCATGCGATTGGAGACCGCGCCAACACGCTGGTGCTGGACACGCTGCTGCGCGCGGCCCAGGCCACGGGCTCCAAGGACGGGCGCCACCGCGTGGAGCACGCGCAGGTGATGCGGCTGGAGGACATCGACCGGCTGGGCAAGAGCGGCTTCGTCGCCAGCGTGCAGCCCATGCACGCCACCAGCGACATGCCCTGGGCGGAGACACGCGTGGGCCCGGACCGCATCCGGGGCGCCTATGCGTGGCAGCGGCTGAAGTCCTCCGGCGCGGTGCTGGCGCTGGGCAGCGACTTCCCGGTGGAGCGTCCGGACGTGCTGGCCGGCCTCTACGCGGCGCGCACGCGGCAGGACGCACAAGGCAACCCCGCCAACGGGTGGTACGCGGACCAGCGGCTCAGCGGCGCGGAGGCGCTGGAGGGCTTCACCGTGGGCGCCGCCTACGCCTCGTTCGCGGAGGCGCGGCGCGGCCGGCTCCAGCCGGGCATGGACGCGGACTTCGTCGCGCTGTCGGTGGACCCGGTGGACGGGCCCGCCTCCGAGCTGCCAGGCGCCCAGGTGCGCCTGACGGTGGTGGGCGGCGACGAGGTCTACCGCGCCGAGGAGAAGTGA
- a CDS encoding efflux RND transporter periplasmic adaptor subunit, which yields MNPYRKPSAPRLLAVAGVVATAVLSLSACGKADASSKSASPAESKTAAALPSVKLVPARAVRAAPREEVTGTLFPAQALQVGFEVGGRLAVVKVGKGAAVKKGDVLGQLDVEISDAQVAQAEAAVAAAEAGATMAADVAARNATLQKEGGVSDLQNRSSSATAAQAQAQLLAAKAQLAQARAARRRHDLKAPFAGTLIDAPEQTGATVGPGTPLFTLEHLDTLLLKTTVAESLRGRLKPGTKVRVEAIGSAGVFTQDAVVRTVLPSADPATRRVPVELAVPNADGRFVAHTLARAVLPLGEDQDAQVVPGTALSSSNGDHVWVVSTAGEVSRVDVRVLERREREVVVLASPALESVIDYPTPSLAQGSRVTVK from the coding sequence GTGAACCCCTACCGGAAACCCTCCGCCCCGCGCTTGCTGGCCGTGGCGGGTGTCGTCGCCACGGCTGTGTTGTCATTGTCGGCCTGTGGCAAGGCGGATGCTTCGTCGAAGAGCGCCTCTCCCGCGGAGTCGAAGACGGCCGCCGCGCTGCCTTCCGTGAAGCTGGTCCCGGCGCGCGCGGTGCGAGCGGCTCCCCGCGAGGAGGTGACGGGCACGCTGTTCCCCGCGCAGGCGTTGCAGGTGGGCTTCGAGGTGGGAGGCCGGCTGGCGGTGGTGAAGGTGGGCAAGGGGGCGGCGGTCAAGAAGGGGGACGTGCTGGGGCAGCTCGACGTGGAGATTTCCGACGCGCAGGTGGCGCAGGCGGAGGCCGCCGTGGCCGCCGCGGAGGCCGGCGCGACGATGGCCGCCGACGTGGCCGCGCGGAACGCGACGCTCCAGAAGGAGGGCGGGGTGAGCGACCTGCAGAACCGCTCCTCGTCCGCGACGGCGGCGCAGGCGCAGGCGCAGCTGTTGGCCGCGAAGGCGCAGCTCGCGCAGGCGCGGGCGGCCCGGCGGCGGCATGACTTGAAGGCGCCCTTCGCGGGCACGCTCATCGACGCGCCGGAGCAGACGGGGGCCACGGTGGGGCCGGGCACGCCGCTGTTCACGTTGGAGCACCTGGACACGCTGCTGCTGAAGACGACGGTGGCGGAGTCGCTGCGCGGCCGGCTCAAGCCCGGCACGAAGGTGCGGGTGGAGGCCATCGGGAGCGCGGGGGTGTTCACGCAGGACGCGGTGGTGCGCACGGTGCTGCCCTCGGCGGACCCGGCGACGCGGCGGGTGCCGGTGGAGCTGGCGGTGCCCAACGCGGATGGCCGCTTCGTGGCGCACACGCTGGCGCGCGCGGTGCTGCCGCTGGGCGAGGACCAGGACGCACAGGTGGTGCCGGGCACGGCGCTGTCGTCGTCGAACGGGGACCACGTCTGGGTGGTGAGCACCGCGGGTGAGGTGAGCCGCGTGGACGTGCGGGTGTTGGAGCGGCGGGAGCGGGAGGTGGTGGTGCTGGCGAGCCCCGCGCTCGAGTCCGTCATCGACTACCCCACGCCGAGCCTGGCGCAGGGCTCACGCGTCACGGTGAAGTAA
- a CDS encoding DUF2293 domain-containing protein encodes MPESLTFAPTSDPKRVRAPDGRVLSVPEGWALLPPGDAGLTRRVKAAGPTWTVVEKVGRKLFSRGVWAPEPHILQARAALEAERATPAYAKKLAAGRERRAREQEEYEVDFANAVLRFLAFSPAWLPHAKRLAVLVSAHATPVGSGTVARTERIPVERRAEAAVIAWMRHQTTGYDDLKIARVKGARREVRRELAEISRAVLDLHRRDVPHGPSACPLCGALARVGAGAREA; translated from the coding sequence ATGCCTGAATCCCTGACGTTCGCCCCCACCTCGGACCCCAAGCGTGTGCGTGCCCCGGATGGCCGCGTGCTCAGCGTGCCGGAGGGCTGGGCCCTGCTGCCTCCCGGTGACGCGGGGCTCACCCGCAGGGTGAAGGCCGCGGGCCCCACCTGGACGGTGGTGGAGAAGGTGGGGCGCAAGCTGTTCTCCCGGGGTGTCTGGGCTCCGGAGCCGCACATCCTCCAGGCCCGCGCCGCGCTGGAGGCCGAGCGCGCCACGCCCGCGTACGCGAAGAAGCTGGCCGCGGGCCGCGAGCGCCGCGCCCGTGAGCAGGAGGAGTACGAGGTCGACTTCGCCAACGCGGTGCTGCGCTTCCTGGCGTTCTCACCCGCGTGGTTGCCTCACGCGAAGAGGCTGGCCGTGCTGGTCTCCGCCCACGCCACCCCGGTGGGCAGCGGCACCGTGGCGCGCACCGAACGCATCCCCGTGGAGCGCCGCGCCGAAGCCGCCGTCATCGCCTGGATGCGCCACCAGACCACGGGCTACGACGACTTGAAGATTGCCCGCGTGAAGGGCGCCCGCCGCGAGGTGCGCCGCGAGCTGGCGGAAATCTCCCGCGCCGTGCTGGACCTGCATCGCCGCGATGTCCCGCATGGGCCCTCCGCGTGCCCGCTGTGTGGCGCCCTGGCGCGTGTGGGCGCCGGTGCGCGCGAGGCCTGA
- a CDS encoding DUF99 family protein — protein MRRLPRFPRVIGFDDGPFARRPGAAVPLAGVVCGGTRFEGLVWGRVRRDGWNATEQVCRLLEGGKFLPQVHLVLLDGIAFGGFNVVDLPGLATRLRKPCVAVMRRHPDLAAVEQALRRLPRADERWARLQSAGPIHQLGGFTFQVQGAEPSLIADALARVTDRGHVPEALRLAHLIGSAVVTGESSQRA, from the coding sequence ATGCGACGACTGCCCCGCTTCCCCCGAGTGATTGGTTTCGATGATGGCCCCTTCGCGCGCCGCCCGGGCGCGGCGGTTCCGCTGGCGGGGGTGGTCTGCGGAGGCACGCGGTTCGAGGGCCTGGTCTGGGGGCGCGTGCGCCGGGATGGTTGGAATGCGACAGAGCAGGTCTGCCGGCTGCTGGAGGGAGGGAAGTTTCTGCCGCAGGTGCATCTGGTGTTGCTGGATGGCATCGCGTTTGGAGGTTTCAACGTCGTGGACCTGCCGGGGCTGGCGACGCGGCTGCGCAAGCCGTGTGTGGCGGTGATGCGGCGGCATCCGGACCTGGCCGCGGTGGAGCAAGCGCTGCGGCGGTTGCCTCGCGCGGACGAGCGCTGGGCGCGGCTTCAGAGTGCGGGGCCCATCCACCAGTTGGGCGGGTTCACCTTCCAGGTCCAGGGCGCGGAGCCCTCGCTCATCGCGGACGCCCTGGCGAGGGTGACGGACCGGGGCCACGTCCCCGAGGCGCTGCGGCTGGCGCACCTGATTGGCTCCGCCGTCGTCACCGGCGAGAGCAGCCAGCGCGCCTGA
- a CDS encoding efflux RND transporter permease subunit yields the protein MLLSDVSIRRPVFTTMMSLGLIVLGLMGLGRLGTDLYPDVSFPVVVVTTVYKGAGPGEIETQVVKPVEDAVAGISGVDKIHSWSRENLATVVVQFTLSTNLDRAVQEVRDKVAGIANRLPQTADAPVVGRVDLSATPILTYAVSADLPSQALRRLIDDRIKPALAQLEGAAEVRITGGDTREIQIDLDLDKTRAAGVSPFDIARRVGAENLDLPAGRLKLGASELTVRSLGQFRDVDEIRALPVARSRTGAQVRLDEIATVTDGVAERRTVARLNSKDAVILEVVKQPGSNTVAVSDAVKRVLKEMGPEVGHGFTARLLIDQSDLIRENAHEVWVALIFGGAMAVLIILMFLLDGRGTFISSLALPTSVIGTFFVMYVLDYTLNQMTLLGLSLAIGLLIDDAVVVREAITHRLEKGEDPMSAAANGTRDVGLAVLATTLSLVAVFVPVAFMPGIVGQFFKQFGITISMAVLVSLFISFTLDPMLSARLAKRRVPGEVHKENAVAAALRRMLDGTERFYASVLRWVLSHKWTTAGITLLLLVMSFGAASRLGAEFISPEDRSQFLVDLKLPDSASLAETVSRTAEAEALVRKIPEVTDVYSIVGTNGDVNKARMRVLTLGKNERAKGVPEMKDEARALLSSLVATQVNLSDPPTIEGLGDYYPIMVRVTGPDLVRVNQEAERIAGILRGLKGTEDVRVEANPPKPELQVRIDRERASDADVNAQVLATQLRLAIDGDVVAKLREGTTETDIRVRLAEKDRSTPERVSQLEVYTARGLIPVSDLAHLELKDGPSVIEHENRERQLVVFSQLAKGAALGDVVVDLKKQVASQSLPPGYSIIYDGQMKEMESQNSAFGMAFLLAFVFIYMVLASQFESFKHPFTIMASLPLALVGALLSLVVTGYHLSMGAMIGVILLMGLVTKNAILLIDGALQHLREGDSVDEAMMKAGPRRLRPILMTSAAMAIGMVPTAVGTGTGSEFRAPMAISVIGGVITSTFLTLLVVPVVFAAMERVGFKRRAKSQAPAHVEPPAQPGPSQAA from the coding sequence ATGTTGCTCAGCGACGTTTCCATTCGCAGGCCGGTCTTCACCACCATGATGTCGCTGGGGCTCATCGTCCTGGGACTGATGGGGTTGGGGCGCCTGGGCACGGACCTCTATCCGGACGTGTCGTTCCCCGTCGTCGTCGTCACCACCGTCTACAAGGGCGCGGGCCCGGGCGAAATCGAGACCCAGGTCGTCAAGCCCGTGGAGGACGCCGTCGCGGGCATCAGCGGCGTGGACAAGATCCACTCCTGGAGCCGAGAGAACCTGGCCACGGTGGTGGTGCAGTTCACCCTGTCCACCAACCTGGACCGGGCGGTGCAGGAGGTGCGCGACAAGGTGGCGGGGATTGCCAACCGGCTGCCGCAGACGGCGGACGCGCCGGTGGTGGGCCGGGTGGACCTGTCCGCCACGCCCATCCTCACCTACGCGGTGTCGGCGGACCTGCCGTCGCAGGCGCTGCGCCGGCTCATCGACGACCGCATCAAGCCCGCGCTCGCGCAGCTGGAGGGCGCCGCGGAGGTGCGCATCACGGGTGGCGACACGCGTGAGATTCAAATCGACCTGGACCTGGACAAGACGCGGGCGGCGGGGGTGTCCCCGTTCGACATCGCGCGGCGGGTGGGGGCGGAGAACCTGGACCTGCCGGCGGGCCGGCTCAAGCTGGGCGCCAGTGAGTTGACCGTGCGCTCGCTGGGGCAGTTCCGGGACGTGGACGAGATTCGCGCGTTGCCGGTGGCGCGCAGCCGGACGGGCGCGCAGGTGCGGCTGGATGAAATCGCCACGGTGACGGACGGCGTGGCGGAGCGGCGCACGGTGGCGCGGCTCAACAGCAAGGACGCCGTCATCCTGGAGGTGGTGAAGCAGCCGGGCTCGAACACGGTGGCGGTGAGCGACGCGGTGAAGCGGGTGTTGAAGGAGATGGGGCCGGAGGTGGGGCACGGCTTCACGGCGCGGCTGCTCATCGACCAGTCGGACCTCATCCGGGAGAACGCCCACGAGGTGTGGGTCGCGCTCATCTTCGGTGGCGCGATGGCGGTGCTCATCATCCTGATGTTCCTCTTGGATGGGCGCGGCACGTTCATCTCCTCGCTGGCCTTGCCCACGTCCGTCATCGGCACGTTCTTCGTGATGTACGTGCTGGATTACACGCTGAACCAGATGACGCTGCTGGGGTTGTCGCTGGCCATCGGTCTGCTCATCGACGACGCGGTGGTGGTGCGCGAGGCGATTACGCACCGGCTGGAGAAGGGCGAGGACCCGATGAGCGCGGCGGCCAACGGCACGCGGGACGTGGGGCTCGCGGTGCTCGCGACGACGCTGTCGCTGGTGGCCGTGTTCGTGCCCGTGGCCTTCATGCCCGGCATCGTCGGGCAGTTCTTCAAGCAGTTCGGCATCACCATCTCCATGGCGGTGCTGGTGTCGCTGTTCATCTCCTTCACGTTGGACCCCATGCTCTCGGCGCGGCTGGCGAAGCGGCGGGTGCCAGGGGAGGTGCACAAGGAGAACGCGGTGGCGGCGGCGCTGCGGCGCATGCTGGATGGGACGGAGCGCTTCTACGCGTCGGTGCTGCGCTGGGTGCTGTCGCACAAGTGGACGACGGCGGGAATCACGCTGCTGCTGTTGGTGATGTCCTTCGGGGCGGCGAGCCGGCTGGGCGCGGAGTTCATCTCACCGGAGGACCGCTCGCAGTTCCTGGTGGACCTGAAGCTGCCGGACTCGGCGAGCCTGGCGGAGACGGTGTCCCGCACGGCCGAGGCGGAGGCGCTGGTGCGCAAGATTCCGGAGGTGACGGATGTCTATTCCATCGTCGGCACCAACGGAGACGTGAACAAGGCGCGCATGCGGGTGTTGACGCTGGGCAAGAACGAGCGCGCGAAGGGCGTCCCGGAGATGAAGGACGAGGCGCGCGCGCTGTTGTCCTCGCTGGTGGCGACGCAGGTGAACCTGAGCGACCCGCCGACCATCGAGGGCCTGGGCGACTACTACCCCATCATGGTGCGTGTCACCGGCCCGGACCTGGTGCGGGTGAACCAGGAGGCGGAGCGCATCGCGGGCATCCTGCGGGGGCTGAAGGGGACGGAGGATGTGCGCGTGGAGGCGAATCCGCCCAAGCCGGAGCTCCAGGTGCGCATCGACCGGGAGCGGGCGAGCGACGCGGACGTGAATGCGCAGGTCCTCGCGACGCAGCTGCGCCTGGCCATCGACGGTGACGTGGTGGCGAAGCTGCGCGAGGGGACGACGGAGACGGACATCCGGGTGCGGCTGGCGGAGAAGGACCGGAGCACGCCGGAGCGGGTGAGTCAGCTGGAGGTGTACACGGCGCGCGGGCTGATTCCGGTGTCGGACCTGGCGCACCTGGAGCTGAAGGACGGGCCGAGCGTCATCGAGCACGAGAACCGGGAGCGGCAGCTCGTGGTCTTCTCACAGCTGGCGAAGGGGGCGGCGCTGGGCGACGTGGTGGTGGACCTCAAGAAGCAGGTGGCCTCGCAGTCGCTGCCGCCGGGGTACTCCATCATCTACGACGGGCAGATGAAGGAGATGGAGTCGCAGAACAGCGCGTTCGGCATGGCGTTCTTGTTGGCGTTCGTCTTCATCTACATGGTGTTGGCGAGCCAGTTCGAGTCGTTCAAGCACCCGTTCACCATCATGGCGTCGCTGCCGTTGGCGCTGGTGGGCGCGCTGTTGTCGCTGGTGGTGACGGGGTATCACCTGTCGATGGGGGCGATGATTGGCGTCATCCTGTTGATGGGGCTGGTGACGAAGAACGCGATTCTGCTCATCGACGGTGCGTTGCAGCACCTGCGTGAGGGGGACTCGGTGGACGAGGCCATGATGAAGGCGGGGCCTCGGCGCTTGCGCCCGATTCTGATGACGAGCGCGGCGATGGCCATCGGCATGGTGCCGACGGCGGTGGGCACGGGGACGGGCTCGGAGTTCCGGGCGCCCATGGCCATCTCGGTGATTGGAGGGGTCATCACCTCCACGTTCCTCACGCTGCTGGTGGTGCCCGTGGTCTTCGCGGCGATGGAGCGGGTGGGCTTCAAGCGCCGGGCCAAGTCCCAGGCGCCGGCCCATGTGGAGCCGCCCGCTCAGCCCGGGCCCAGCCAGGCCGCGTGA
- a CDS encoding helix-turn-helix domain-containing protein codes for MPRPADPHAREALLTAARAEFARKGLRGARIEDITAACGLSKGAFYLHFDSKEALFGEVLTAFEARLGEVNTRRMRSTEAFFREQGNVEPGERLQRSERYQRFCELERTFDVEALELMWSYRDVVSVLVSGSQGTAYESLLWQMTDAQVERLAGDFQRLQATGAVDPKMDPRLLASVIVGAYLLLSQRMISHTEKPDLSAWALTLHRVFEGGTMPRLDSLATCVAAEPAKTSQPKTSPSKTSRRGQQRARAKTHHTPRKRQ; via the coding sequence ATGCCGAGACCCGCGGACCCCCATGCCAGGGAAGCGCTGCTGACCGCGGCCCGGGCGGAATTCGCCCGCAAGGGCCTGCGCGGTGCGCGCATCGAGGACATCACCGCCGCCTGTGGGCTGTCCAAGGGCGCCTTCTATCTGCACTTCGATTCGAAGGAGGCGCTGTTCGGCGAGGTGCTGACCGCGTTCGAGGCGCGGCTGGGCGAGGTGAACACGCGGCGCATGCGGTCCACGGAGGCGTTCTTCCGGGAGCAGGGCAACGTCGAGCCCGGAGAGCGGCTGCAACGCAGCGAGCGCTACCAGCGGTTCTGTGAGCTGGAGCGGACGTTCGACGTGGAGGCGCTGGAGTTGATGTGGTCCTACCGGGACGTGGTCTCGGTGTTGGTCAGCGGCAGCCAGGGCACGGCCTACGAATCGCTGTTGTGGCAGATGACGGACGCGCAGGTGGAGCGGCTGGCCGGCGACTTCCAGCGCTTGCAGGCGACGGGCGCGGTGGACCCGAAGATGGACCCGCGGCTGCTCGCCTCCGTCATCGTGGGGGCCTATCTGCTGCTGTCGCAGCGCATGATTTCTCACACCGAGAAGCCGGACCTGTCGGCGTGGGCGCTCACGCTGCACCGCGTGTTCGAGGGCGGCACCATGCCCCGCCTGGATTCGCTGGCCACGTGTGTCGCCGCGGAACCCGCCAAGACTTCGCAACCCAAGACGTCTCCATCCAAGACCTCCCGTCGTGGGCAGCAGCGGGCCCGCGCGAAGACTCACCACACCCCGAGGAAACGCCAGTGA